From the Montipora capricornis isolate CH-2021 chromosome 2, ASM3666992v2, whole genome shotgun sequence genome, one window contains:
- the LOC138038150 gene encoding steroid 17-alpha-hydroxylase/17,20 lyase-like — MFLEAFLFILMGGLLYFLAVHHRKRSRDFPPGPRGLPLIGNLLDMKKFNHMTMRALAKQYGSIYMLTVLGKKVFVVTDIDLAWDALVRKGNTFAGRSLSYVVSSLNQGQESLVFGDFGARWKLLRKVAHSALRMFGSGIEILEKKVYREVDELCFQLSQDQGVPLDPSSLLRISILNVISSCLFSSRYAKGDKLAEEFIEMVEGTLHLVGSADLIETFPFIKFLPGEIHTRIRQNVFLREKLFSSTFQERKQTYQDGIIRDITDAHIKALHDVNKEDSNTKGMLSDQCLKNSIIDLLGAGMDTTATFLTWSFLYLAAFPEVQAKLQQELDDVIGRDCQIQYQDRSSLPYLEAFTAEILRHVSFAYAGIPHRVRSDTTLGSFEIPENSQVIFDFRAIHHDPKHWKDPDTFDPTRFLDPEDGSFICPATLSFLPFGAGPRGCVGQILAKIEMFLFLGNVLQQFSLKFPPGSSSPDLEATVEDVVRGILEPKPFKVYVSKRD; from the coding sequence ATGTTTTTGGAAGCATTTCTTTTTATCCTCATGGGTGGTTTGCTGTACTTTCTTGCTGTGCACCACCGAAAACGATCAAGGGATTTTCCCCCAGGGCCGCGCGGCCTTCCTTTGATTGGAAACTTATTGGACATGAAAAAGTTTAACCATATGACCATGAGGGCTTTGGCCAAGCAGTACGGTAGTATCTACATGTTGACGGTCCTGGGTAAAAAGGTTTTCGTTGTTACCGATATTGACCTGGCATGGGACGCTTTGGTTCGCAAGGGTAACACTTTTGCCGGAAGATCGCTTTCGTATGTTGTATCTTCCTTGAATCAAGGCCAAGAATCTTTAGTATTCGGAGATTTCGGAGCGAGATGGAAGCTTTTGCGAAAGGTAGCTCACTCAGCGCTCCGAATGTTTGGCAGCGGGATTGAAATCCTGGAGAAAAAAGTTTATCGAGAGGTCGACGAGTTGTGTTTTCAGCTGAGCCAGGATCAAGGTGTTCCATTGGACCCAAGCAGTCTTCTCAGGATAAGCATTCTGAATGTCATTTCGTCTTGTTTATTCAGTAGTCGATACGCTAAAGGAGACAAGCTCGCAGAGGAATTTATAGAAATGGTCGAAGGAACCTTGCATCTGGTGGGATCCGCAGACCTGATAGAGACCTTTCCTTTCATAAAGTTTCTTCCTGGAGAAATTCACACACGCATCCGGCAAAACGTCTTTCTCAGAGAAAAGTTATTTTCGTCTACATTTCAGGAGAGGAAGCAAACGTATCAGGATGGTATCATTCGGGACATTACGGATGCACATATAAAGGCTCTTCATGATGTTAACAAGGAGGATTCGAATACCAAGGGAATGCTGAGTGATCAGTGTTTGAAAAACTCCATTATTGATCTCTTAGGCGCTGGTATGGATACCACCGCGACGTTTTTGACCTGGTCTTTTCTCTACTTAGCAGCGTTCCCAGAAGTCCAAGCGAAATTGCAGCAGGAGCTTGATGATGTCATTGGGCGCGACTGCCAAATACAGTATCAAGATAGGAGCAGCTTACCTTATTTGGAAGCCTTCACCGCCGAGATCTTGCGCCACGTTTCCTTTGCATACGCTGGTATTCCCCATCGAGTTCGAAGCGACACTACACTTGGAAGTTTTGAGATACCAGAAAATTCTCAAGTTATATTCGATTTCAGAGCTATTCATCATGATCCAAAGCATTGGAAAGACCCAGACACTTTTGACCCAACGCGTTTCCTGGATCCTGAAGATGGAAGTTTCATTTGTCCCGCTACCTTAAGTTTTCTTCCCTTTGGCGCAGGCCCACGGGGTTGTGTGGGTCAGATTTTGGCCAAAATTGagatgtttctttttcttgggaATGTGTTACAGCAATTTAGTTTGAAATTTCCGCCAGGCTCCTCAAGCCCAGATTTGGAGGCGACAGTCGAAGACGTCGTGCGCGGGATTTTGGAACCGAAGCCATTTAAAGTGTATGTTTCAAAAAGGGACTGA